In a genomic window of Apium graveolens strain L.+W99A mitochondrion, complete genome:
- the orf103a gene encoding hypothetical protein translates to MSPPAANSLSSEFLLNGSIPPFVLATSPKVPPRQELPGDDRGSNPPAVAGRLFSFTIRPGRLSLPSAAYEFTSIPGRVQFPFDLSLVAVTRIRASVSTPPKLT, encoded by the coding sequence ATGTCTCCGCCTGCTGCCAACAGTCTTTCTTCGGAATTCTTACTGAACGGGTCGATCCCCCCCTTTGTTTTAGCAACTTCTCCTAAGGTCCCCCCTCGCCAAGAGCTCCCCGGCGACGACAGAGGAAGCAACCCGCCTGCTGTGGCGGGGCGGCTTTTTTCTTTCACAATAAGACCTGGACGATTATCCCTACCCTCGGCAGCTTACGAGTTTACGTCCATCCCTGGTCGGGTACAGTTTCCTTTCGATTTATCCCTTGTAGCCGTTACCCGAATTCGCGCAAGTGTGTCCACACCCCCCAAACTTACTTAA